The Shewanella zhangzhouensis genome has a window encoding:
- a CDS encoding MATE family efflux transporter: MKDRHGLLTAPIAGVLLKMTLPNMLGILTILGFSLVDTFFVSQLGTEALAAISFTFPVTLVLSSIAVGIGAGVSTNLGRLIGSGHAPDAKVFLHDALLLTFAIVGALASLGLMFIDPLFSLLGANEQSLPLIHEYMLVWYLGSPLLVLLMVGNQGLRSTGDTKSPAKIMALAAIINLILDPLLIFGLGPFPRLEIQGAAIASVISWVLAMSLSSYLLIVKRHMLALTEIAWPRLKDNWRKLAHIAQPAALMNLMNPIANAVIMAMLARIDHGAVAAFGAGTRLESVLLIVVMALSSSLMPFVAQNLGAGQHQRARDALMMSLRFVLLFQFLLYLPLLLLAAPIAGLFSDEPKVVEWLTFYIIALPAAYGPLGVVIITATALNAFHRPLASLIINVCRLFLLMLPLCALGSFLYGVKGLMVALPVTNALMGMACYYLASRVTEPDNVPGAGAKARS, from the coding sequence ATGAAAGACAGACACGGCCTTTTAACAGCACCCATAGCAGGTGTGCTTTTAAAAATGACCCTGCCCAACATGCTGGGGATTTTAACCATACTGGGGTTCAGCCTGGTCGATACCTTTTTTGTGAGCCAGCTGGGCACCGAGGCCCTGGCCGCCATCAGCTTTACCTTCCCCGTTACCCTGGTGCTGTCCAGCATTGCCGTGGGCATAGGCGCCGGGGTGTCCACCAATCTGGGCCGTTTGATTGGCTCGGGCCATGCCCCCGATGCCAAGGTGTTTTTGCACGACGCCCTGCTGCTGACCTTTGCCATCGTAGGTGCGCTCGCCTCATTGGGGCTGATGTTTATCGACCCCCTCTTCAGTCTGCTGGGTGCCAACGAACAAAGCCTGCCACTTATCCATGAATACATGCTGGTGTGGTATCTGGGCAGCCCGCTGTTGGTGCTCTTGATGGTGGGTAATCAGGGGCTGCGCTCCACCGGCGATACCAAGTCACCGGCCAAGATCATGGCCCTGGCCGCCATCATCAACCTGATTCTTGACCCGCTGCTGATTTTTGGTTTGGGGCCTTTCCCACGGCTGGAAATTCAGGGCGCGGCCATCGCCTCTGTTATCTCCTGGGTGCTGGCGATGTCGCTTTCAAGCTACCTGCTGATTGTGAAGCGGCACATGCTGGCGCTCACCGAAATCGCCTGGCCGAGGCTGAAAGACAACTGGCGCAAACTGGCCCATATCGCCCAGCCTGCGGCGCTGATGAACCTGATGAACCCCATTGCCAATGCGGTGATCATGGCCATGCTGGCCCGCATCGACCACGGCGCTGTGGCCGCCTTCGGGGCGGGCACCCGGCTGGAGTCTGTGCTCTTGATTGTGGTGATGGCGCTGTCATCCAGCCTGATGCCCTTCGTGGCGCAAAACCTCGGCGCCGGGCAGCACCAGCGGGCGCGGGACGCCCTGATGATGTCGCTGCGCTTTGTGCTCTTGTTTCAGTTTTTGCTGTATCTGCCCTTGCTGCTGCTGGCAGCGCCCATCGCAGGCCTGTTCAGTGATGAGCCCAAGGTGGTGGAATGGCTGACGTTTTACATTATCGCCCTGCCCGCCGCCTATGGTCCGCTGGGGGTGGTAATAATCACCGCCACCGCCCTCAATGCCTTCCACCGGCCGCTGGCGTCGCTGATTATCAATGTGTGCCGCCTGTTTTTGCTGATGCTGCCCCTGTGCGCCCTGGGGTCCTTCCTCTATGGCGTAAAAGGCCTGATGGTGGCACTGCCGGTAACCAACGCCCTGATGGGCATGGCCTGTTACTACCTCGCCAGCCGGGTGACAGAGCCTGACAATGTGCCGGGCGCGGGCGCGAAGGCGAGGAGCTAG
- a CDS encoding AIPR family protein, with protein MPYTHLDDSTFWVALQQRDDLQSHGNLNAALYAIELHGQYDDICTVATEIITEGGDDENIDILFTDEDNSRIYLIQSFQSPQLRVNGARPNKARDSSYAVTALIDLELSHIPERIRGQVEEARKAIEEGNINTLHVWFLNNCPENSENQRIMKGVGSSAAATLRTRYPEVHVTVDAKEVGLESLDLLYQAQQNSILINETIELQENPGFLEHTDNGWLSFSTSVSGNFLKRMYNKFGEEKLFSANIRGYMGSNKKDQFINGQIQHSAESEPRDFFVCNNGITALVHDFNVAYVGDDQKLGKLLNITGISIVNGAQTTGCLSNLGSDIDENVKVAARFIKVDDTDKIEKITKANNSQNKVLASDFRAGDATQERLRQEFLTIPDAHYSGGLRSHLAPAVKRISLSPETVAQILIAYHDHPNSSYHEKKDIWENDSLYKKAFDNTVTAGHLLFLYTLHEAINEVKADYGSKFRHGNLISTDESKHEFLRMPGVSFIIIHAVASIMEMILGGPIANPYTLAFRENVSRTDAIAMWKLVINQVIKRTSRLMPATKNRLSRRQDITDAINAFREDMDMFNENFGEWFGDFKESLDS; from the coding sequence ATGCCATACACACACTTGGATGACAGTACCTTTTGGGTCGCTTTACAGCAACGAGATGATTTACAAAGTCATGGAAATTTGAATGCTGCATTATATGCCATTGAACTTCATGGTCAGTACGACGACATTTGTACTGTAGCTACAGAAATAATTACTGAAGGAGGGGATGATGAGAACATCGACATCCTGTTTACGGATGAAGATAATAGCCGAATTTACTTAATTCAGTCTTTTCAATCTCCACAACTAAGAGTTAATGGTGCTAGACCAAATAAAGCTAGAGATAGTAGCTATGCTGTCACAGCACTAATTGATTTAGAACTCTCTCACATTCCTGAAAGAATCAGAGGGCAGGTAGAAGAAGCCAGAAAAGCAATTGAAGAAGGGAACATTAATACTCTTCATGTCTGGTTTTTAAATAACTGCCCAGAAAACTCTGAAAATCAGAGGATTATGAAAGGCGTTGGTTCAAGCGCTGCTGCAACATTGAGAACAAGATACCCGGAAGTCCATGTTACCGTTGACGCAAAAGAGGTCGGATTGGAGAGCTTAGACTTGTTATACCAAGCTCAACAGAACTCCATTCTGATTAATGAGACTATTGAGTTACAGGAAAACCCCGGATTTTTAGAACACACCGATAATGGCTGGTTGTCTTTTAGCACAAGTGTGAGCGGGAATTTTCTTAAAAGAATGTACAATAAGTTTGGCGAAGAAAAATTGTTCAGCGCAAATATTCGTGGCTACATGGGAAGTAATAAGAAAGATCAGTTCATTAACGGCCAAATTCAGCATAGTGCCGAATCTGAGCCAAGAGATTTCTTTGTCTGCAATAACGGAATAACAGCATTAGTACATGACTTCAATGTCGCATATGTAGGTGATGACCAAAAGCTTGGGAAGTTACTTAACATTACTGGAATATCTATTGTCAATGGTGCTCAAACCACTGGATGCCTATCTAACTTAGGTTCCGATATTGATGAAAATGTAAAGGTGGCAGCGAGATTTATTAAAGTTGATGATACAGACAAAATCGAAAAAATAACTAAGGCAAACAACTCTCAAAACAAAGTATTGGCTTCTGATTTTAGAGCTGGCGACGCAACTCAAGAAAGATTGAGACAAGAATTTTTAACAATTCCTGACGCACATTATAGCGGTGGCTTAAGGTCACACTTGGCTCCTGCCGTTAAAAGAATATCCCTTTCGCCTGAAACTGTAGCCCAAATATTAATTGCGTATCATGACCATCCAAATAGCAGTTATCATGAGAAAAAAGACATTTGGGAAAACGACTCTTTATATAAGAAGGCCTTTGATAACACGGTAACTGCTGGTCACCTGTTATTTTTGTACACTCTTCATGAGGCTATTAATGAGGTAAAGGCTGACTATGGCTCTAAGTTCAGACATGGCAACCTCATATCTACTGATGAATCCAAACACGAGTTCCTTCGTATGCCCGGCGTGTCCTTTATCATTATTCATGCTGTAGCGTCGATAATGGAAATGATCCTAGGTGGACCTATCGCCAATCCATATACATTGGCCTTTAGAGAAAATGTTAGTAGAACTGATGCGATAGCAATGTGGAAGTTGGTAATTAACCAAGTAATTAAAAGAACATCACGTCTAATGCCGGCCACAAAGAATCGACTATCACGTCGCCAAGATATCACTGACGCAATCAATGCTTTCCGAGAAGATATGGACATGTTCAACGAAAACTTTGGTGAGTGGTTTGGAGACTTCAAAGAGTCTTTGGACTCTTGA
- the groL gene encoding chaperonin GroEL (60 kDa chaperone family; promotes refolding of misfolded polypeptides especially under stressful conditions; forms two stacked rings of heptamers to form a barrel-shaped 14mer; ends can be capped by GroES; misfolded proteins enter the barrel where they are refolded when GroES binds) translates to MAAKEVVFGNDARVKMLAGVNVLANAVKVTLGPKGRNVVLEKSFGAPLITKDGVSVAKEIELEDKFENMGAQMVKEVASKANDAAGDGTTTATVLAQAIVNEGLKAVAAGMNPMDLKRGIDKAVAAAVIELKALSQECADSKAIAQVGTISANSDESIGQIIATAMEKVGKEGVITVEEGQALENELDVVEGMQFDRGYLSPYFINKPETGSVELDNPFVLLVDKKISNIRELLPILEGLAKTGKPLLIVAEDVEGEALATLVVNNMRGIVKVAAVKAPGFGDRRKAMLQDIAILTGGTVIAEEIGLELEKATLEDLGTAKRVVITKDNTTIIDGNGAEEQIKARVGQIKQQIEETTSDYDREKLQERMAKLAGGVAVIKVGAATEVEMKEKKARVEDALHATRAAVEEGVVPGGGVALVRVASKISDVEVANEDQKHGVVIALRAMEAPLRQIATNAGEEASVVANTVKNGSGNFGYNAGNDSYGDMLEMGILDPTKVTRSALQFAASVAGLMITTEAMVAELPKADAPDMGGMGGMGGMGGMM, encoded by the coding sequence ATGGCAGCTAAAGAAGTTGTATTTGGTAACGACGCCCGCGTAAAAATGCTGGCCGGTGTAAACGTACTGGCCAACGCCGTTAAAGTGACCCTGGGCCCCAAAGGCCGTAACGTGGTTCTGGAAAAGAGCTTCGGCGCGCCGCTTATCACCAAAGACGGTGTGTCTGTGGCCAAGGAAATCGAACTGGAAGACAAGTTCGAGAACATGGGCGCCCAGATGGTGAAGGAAGTGGCTTCCAAGGCCAACGACGCTGCCGGTGACGGCACCACCACCGCTACCGTACTGGCTCAGGCCATTGTTAACGAAGGTCTGAAGGCCGTTGCCGCGGGCATGAACCCAATGGATCTGAAGCGCGGTATCGACAAAGCCGTTGCCGCCGCCGTTATCGAACTCAAAGCCCTGTCTCAGGAATGTGCCGACTCCAAGGCCATTGCCCAGGTAGGTACCATCTCTGCCAACTCTGACGAGTCCATCGGTCAAATCATTGCCACCGCCATGGAAAAAGTGGGCAAAGAAGGCGTTATCACCGTTGAAGAAGGTCAGGCGCTGGAAAACGAACTGGACGTAGTAGAAGGTATGCAGTTCGACCGCGGTTACCTGTCTCCTTACTTCATCAACAAGCCTGAAACCGGCTCTGTTGAACTGGACAACCCATTCGTGCTGCTGGTTGACAAGAAGATCTCCAACATCCGCGAACTGCTGCCTATCCTCGAAGGTCTGGCCAAGACCGGCAAGCCACTGCTGATCGTTGCCGAAGACGTGGAAGGCGAAGCCCTGGCCACTCTGGTAGTGAACAACATGCGCGGTATCGTGAAGGTTGCTGCCGTTAAAGCCCCAGGCTTTGGTGACCGTCGCAAGGCCATGCTGCAGGATATCGCCATCCTCACCGGTGGTACTGTTATCGCCGAAGAAATCGGTCTGGAGCTGGAAAAAGCCACCCTGGAAGACTTGGGTACTGCCAAGCGCGTTGTGATCACCAAGGACAACACCACCATCATCGATGGCAACGGTGCCGAGGAGCAGATCAAGGCTCGCGTGGGTCAGATCAAACAGCAAATCGAAGAAACCACGTCCGATTACGACCGTGAAAAACTGCAAGAGCGTATGGCCAAGCTGGCCGGCGGTGTTGCCGTTATCAAGGTTGGCGCTGCCACCGAAGTGGAAATGAAAGAGAAGAAAGCCCGCGTTGAAGACGCCCTGCACGCCACCCGCGCCGCCGTTGAAGAAGGTGTGGTTCCAGGCGGCGGTGTAGCCCTGGTACGCGTTGCTTCCAAGATCAGCGACGTTGAAGTAGCCAACGAAGATCAGAAGCACGGTGTGGTTATCGCCCTGCGCGCCATGGAAGCCCCACTGCGCCAAATCGCCACCAACGCCGGTGAAGAAGCCTCTGTAGTGGCCAACACTGTGAAGAACGGCTCCGGTAACTTCGGTTACAACGCCGGTAACGACAGCTACGGCGACATGCTGGAAATGGGTATCCTGGACCCAACCAAGGTAACCCGCTCAGCGCTGCAGTTCGCAGCCTCTGTAGCCGGTCTGATGATCACCACCGAAGCCATGGTAGCCGAGCTGCCGAAGGCCGATGCCCCTGATATGGGTGGTATGGGTGGTATGGGCGGTATGGGCGGCATGATGTAA
- a CDS encoding LysR family transcriptional regulator, whose translation MKTEDIALFHRIVETGSLVAAADLLNLPKSTLSRRLQSLEEELKVKLFHRQARVISLTAAGTHFYQKSLGILSQLDETLIELTGDDAELTGHLRIQMFPLPETAILNRLIFRFMALHPRLTVEVIDSTEVVDMVKAHLDVAFLIENSIEEQDLVAKPVLTTELGFFASPEYLARCGEPHTLSDMADHNVALYRLVNGRIFNEFEVGMGPEVVKVKVQGNFCTNNLVLTREYALLGKGIVYLPAEMCDAYLATGQLRQLLPDFQPYVGECFLVYPSRRFVSQACRRFIDFVLQELTPDGKPMSMRSAVEPG comes from the coding sequence ATGAAAACCGAAGATATTGCCCTGTTCCACCGCATCGTTGAGACCGGCAGTTTGGTGGCGGCGGCGGACCTGCTCAACCTGCCCAAGTCCACCCTGAGCAGGCGTCTGCAAAGCCTGGAGGAAGAGCTTAAGGTCAAGCTGTTCCATCGCCAGGCCCGGGTCATCAGCCTGACTGCCGCCGGAACTCACTTCTACCAAAAGTCTCTGGGAATACTCTCACAACTGGATGAGACCCTGATCGAGCTGACCGGGGATGATGCCGAACTCACTGGTCACCTGAGGATCCAGATGTTCCCCCTGCCTGAAACCGCTATCCTGAACCGGCTGATTTTCCGCTTTATGGCGCTGCATCCCAGGTTGACGGTAGAAGTGATAGACAGCACCGAAGTAGTCGACATGGTCAAAGCCCACCTGGATGTGGCCTTTCTGATTGAAAACTCCATCGAAGAGCAGGACCTGGTGGCAAAACCTGTGCTGACCACAGAGCTGGGGTTCTTTGCCAGCCCGGAATACCTGGCCCGCTGCGGCGAGCCCCATACCCTAAGCGATATGGCCGACCACAATGTCGCCCTGTATCGGCTGGTCAACGGCCGGATATTCAATGAATTTGAGGTGGGCATGGGGCCGGAGGTGGTCAAGGTCAAGGTGCAGGGCAACTTCTGCACCAACAATCTGGTATTGACGAGGGAGTATGCCCTGCTGGGCAAGGGCATAGTCTATTTACCGGCGGAAATGTGTGACGCCTATCTGGCCACGGGACAACTGCGGCAGTTGTTGCCGGATTTCCAACCCTATGTGGGCGAGTGCTTTCTGGTGTATCCGTCAAGGCGCTTCGTCAGTCAGGCGTGTCGCCGTTTTATCGACTTTGTTCTGCAGGAGCTGACACCGGACGGCAAACCCATGTCGATGCGCAGCGCCGTCGAGCCAGGTTAA
- a CDS encoding efflux RND transporter periplasmic adaptor subunit, with translation MRTRLIIPLALAMPLLVSGCIEAESAIPAPTIRPVKLFAIEDPLAGGQRSFPARVTANSRADLAFRIAGQLTELTLVEGQGVSAGSLLARLDDRDARNNLMAREAEHELLAADYERKAELLKRKLISQAEFDTTQAQLKSAKAALAAARDQLSYTQLTAPFSGTVAKRLVDNHQQVQPNQTVLTLQNNRLLDVSVQVPESLLADLKQTSGLAKLDANVSFSAFPGHSFKANFKEYSTEITPGTQAYELVFSLPQPNAVQLLPGMSAELSFRLDGDGQPIAVVPVSALDKSDADGLVRVWRYQPTSGQVDAVPVTLGRVRAEGIEVLSGVQRGDQIVSAGISQLSAGMQVKPLHWQRGV, from the coding sequence ATGAGAACCCGCTTGATAATTCCACTCGCACTCGCCATGCCCCTGCTCGTCAGCGGCTGTATTGAGGCCGAGAGCGCCATACCCGCGCCGACAATCCGTCCGGTGAAACTCTTCGCCATCGAAGATCCCCTCGCGGGGGGCCAGCGCAGTTTCCCGGCGCGGGTAACGGCCAACAGTCGCGCCGACCTGGCGTTCCGGATTGCGGGCCAGTTGACCGAGCTGACGCTGGTGGAGGGTCAGGGTGTCAGCGCCGGCAGTCTGCTCGCCCGCCTCGATGACAGGGATGCACGCAATAATCTGATGGCCCGGGAGGCGGAGCATGAGCTGCTGGCCGCCGATTATGAGCGCAAGGCCGAGCTGCTCAAACGCAAGCTGATTTCCCAGGCCGAATTTGACACCACCCAGGCCCAACTGAAATCCGCCAAAGCGGCGCTGGCTGCCGCTCGGGACCAGCTAAGCTACACCCAGCTGACCGCGCCCTTTTCCGGCACGGTTGCCAAGCGTCTGGTGGACAATCACCAGCAGGTTCAGCCCAATCAAACAGTGCTGACGCTGCAAAATAACCGTCTGCTGGATGTCAGTGTGCAGGTGCCCGAGAGCCTGTTGGCCGACCTGAAACAAACCAGCGGGCTTGCGAAACTGGACGCCAATGTGAGTTTCAGCGCCTTTCCCGGCCACAGCTTCAAGGCCAATTTCAAGGAATACTCCACTGAAATAACCCCAGGCACCCAGGCCTATGAACTGGTGTTCTCCCTGCCCCAGCCGAACGCTGTCCAACTGCTGCCCGGCATGAGTGCCGAGCTGAGCTTCCGTCTTGATGGCGATGGCCAGCCCATCGCCGTAGTGCCTGTGTCGGCACTGGATAAGAGCGATGCCGACGGTTTGGTGCGGGTATGGCGTTACCAGCCCACTTCAGGTCAGGTCGATGCCGTACCCGTTACCCTGGGACGGGTGCGCGCCGAGGGCATAGAAGTGCTCAGCGGTGTGCAACGCGGGGATCAAATCGTCAGCGCCGGTATAAGCCAGCTCAGTGCGGGCATGCAGGTAAAGCCATTGCACTGGCAACGTGGGGTTTGA
- a CDS encoding NYN domain-containing protein translates to MRKQNLNIAVYIDMENVASSEFILEDVMNSFLSTDEDYNCIFAIKAAYGNQIVAKKNLKKQIVEHNFVIVDTPKIGNEKNRADLLLSLDAFESLYLDNPRIDRYCFMTSDADFTVVADKLRKFGKEVWLVCKKSDKDRAILTKSFDNLLFLEDFCAETTPKIASKIERLFVQAVRNMNQSQLPSNVSIANDKMKAIDPSFRITSTEYKSFMKLIKDMEKKGYIKSETLATGENRIVEILV, encoded by the coding sequence ATGCGAAAACAAAATCTTAATATTGCAGTTTATATCGACATGGAAAATGTTGCTTCATCGGAGTTCATATTAGAGGATGTAATGAATTCATTCTTAAGCACGGATGAAGACTATAATTGTATTTTTGCAATAAAAGCAGCTTATGGGAATCAAATTGTAGCTAAAAAGAATCTTAAAAAACAAATAGTAGAACATAATTTTGTCATTGTTGATACACCAAAAATTGGAAACGAGAAAAATCGTGCGGATCTGCTGCTAAGTCTAGATGCTTTTGAAAGCTTATATTTAGACAATCCAAGAATTGATCGATATTGCTTTATGACAAGTGATGCAGATTTTACCGTCGTTGCCGATAAACTTAGAAAGTTTGGAAAAGAAGTTTGGTTAGTTTGTAAGAAATCAGATAAAGACCGTGCCATTCTTACGAAATCATTTGATAACTTGCTTTTCCTAGAAGATTTCTGTGCTGAAACAACACCAAAAATTGCTAGCAAAATTGAGCGACTATTTGTGCAAGCAGTTAGAAATATGAACCAGAGTCAATTACCAAGCAATGTTTCAATTGCAAATGACAAAATGAAAGCGATTGATCCTAGTTTTAGAATAACTAGCACTGAGTACAAATCTTTTATGAAGTTAATAAAAGATATGGAAAAGAAGGGATATATTAAATCAGAAACTCTTGCAACGGGTGAAAATCGGATTGTCGAAATATTAGTTTAA
- a CDS encoding co-chaperone GroES, with the protein MNIRPLHDRVIVKRLEVESTSAGGIVLTGSAAEKSTRGEVLAVGNGRILENGTVRPLDVKVGDVVIFNEGYGVKKEKIDGQEVLILSEMDLMAVVG; encoded by the coding sequence ATGAATATTCGTCCATTACATGACCGCGTAATCGTTAAGCGTCTGGAAGTGGAATCCACTTCAGCTGGTGGCATTGTGCTGACCGGCAGCGCGGCTGAAAAGTCTACCCGTGGTGAAGTGCTGGCGGTAGGCAATGGCCGGATCCTGGAAAACGGCACCGTACGTCCTCTGGATGTAAAAGTGGGTGACGTGGTGATCTTCAACGAAGGTTACGGCGTGAAGAAAGAAAAAATCGACGGTCAGGAAGTACTGATCCTGTCCGAAATGGATCTGATGGCTGTAGTGGGCTAA